A genomic window from Polaribacter gangjinensis includes:
- a CDS encoding enoyl-CoA hydratase/isomerase family protein — MNTTRQNGSLYTHIQNRIATVEFGHPASNSFPSELLVRLTNELNLLSKNDEVSIIILKSEGEKAFCAGASFDELVAIKNLEEGKQFFSGFANVINAMRTCEKLIIGRVQGKTVGGGVGLIAACDYALATEQAAIKLSEISIGIGPFVIAPAIERKMGLAALSEMTLEATSWKNAYWAKEKGLYANVFETIKELDDEVQLLALKFASYNPDSLKEIKKVFWQNTNHWNELLSERASITGELVLSEFTKNALQNFLKHKS; from the coding sequence ATGAATACTACTAGACAAAACGGAAGTCTATACACTCATATTCAAAATAGGATTGCTACTGTAGAATTTGGACATCCTGCAAGCAATTCTTTTCCAAGCGAATTGTTAGTGCGCTTGACAAATGAACTAAATTTACTCTCAAAAAACGACGAAGTTTCCATCATCATTTTAAAATCAGAAGGAGAAAAAGCCTTTTGTGCGGGTGCATCTTTTGATGAATTAGTGGCTATCAAAAATTTGGAAGAAGGAAAACAATTTTTCTCAGGTTTTGCTAATGTCATCAATGCTATGCGAACTTGCGAAAAGTTGATTATTGGTCGTGTTCAAGGAAAAACTGTTGGAGGTGGAGTTGGCTTAATTGCGGCTTGTGATTATGCTTTGGCAACTGAACAAGCAGCTATTAAATTATCAGAAATTAGTATTGGAATTGGACCATTTGTGATTGCGCCAGCAATTGAAAGAAAAATGGGTTTGGCAGCTTTATCTGAAATGACTTTAGAGGCTACTTCATGGAAAAATGCTTATTGGGCAAAAGAAAAAGGCTTATATGCGAATGTTTTTGAAACTATCAAAGAGTTGGATGATGAGGTTCAATTATTAGCTTTAAAATTTGCATCTTACAATCCAGATTCATTAAAGGAAATCAAAAAAGTGTTTTGGCAAAACACCAATCATTGGAATGAATTATTATCAGAAAGAGCCTCAATTACAGGAGAATTGGTGTTGTCAGAATTTACAAAAAATGCTTTGCAAAATTTTCTAAAACATAAATCATGA
- a CDS encoding leucine--tRNA ligase, producing the protein MQYNHKQIEKKWQEYWAKNQTFKASNSSHLPKYYVLDMFPYPSGAGLHVGHPLGYIASDIYARFKRHKGFNVLHPQGYDSFGLPAEQYAIQTGQHPAKTTEENIKTYRRQLDKIGFSFDWDREVRTSNPEYYKWTQWIFIELFNSWYNKNTDKAEDISTLISIFEKEGNGNVNAVCDSEIPEFTSEDWKHFSSTKQQEILLKYRLTYLSDTEVNWCPALGTVLANDEIVNGVSERGGHPVIRKKMTQWSMRISAYAQRLLDGLTTIDWPQPLKDSQTNWIGRSRGAMVEFPILSFPKGEENTSKGYLTGGNNASLLLEKAKEMRANPTQAEAILWQQLKGKSLDDKFRQQHVIDEFIVDFVCLSKKLIVEVDGKIHYFQQEKVAERTQILENLGYKVIRFTNEEVIGNLDQVVETIKVNLNQAPLSFGKGLGDRIQVFTTRPDTIFGVSFMTLAPEHELVSQITTPEQKAVVEAYIESTAKRSERDRMADVKTISGAFTGAYAEHPFTKKPIPIWIGDYVLAGYGTGAVMAVPCGDQRDYDFAKHFGIEIPNIFENVDISEAAHADKEGTVIANSDFLSGLPYKKALQKAIEALEENGFGYGKVNYRLRDAVFSRQRYWGEPFPLYYKDGMPQMIDKKHLPIVLPEVEKYLPTEDGKPPLGNAEVWAWDTKNCSVVSNKLIDNETVFPLELNTMPGWAGSSWYFNRYMDSKNANEFVSKESLNYWKEVDLYIGGSEHATGHLLYARFWQKFLFDKGFVPVDEFAKKLINQGMILGESAFAYRLIVDCIYNKGIDKKEVFISNGTYAWIKKMIEVENSTWIDDEVRKITKAGFEEIKNQILISLTEVLGLENKFLQSINFDFDNIQNIHIDVSLINSSNELDVEGFKKWRPDFRNGIFLSNQHGLCDKGHKYIVGREVEKMSKSKYNVVNPDDICEEYGADALRLFEMFLGPLEQTKPWKTSGISGVYSFLKKLWKLFYKEDLLVISDENPTSEELKTLHKTIKKVTEDIENFSFNTSVSTFMIAVNELTALQCNKRAILEPLLILISPYAPHIAEELWHQLGHQNSISTAEFPVFEEKYLIESTKNYPISFNGKMRFTLELSLDLSVSEIETAVLNHEKTIAQLEGKSPKKVIIVPGKIVNIVG; encoded by the coding sequence ATGCAATACAATCACAAACAAATAGAAAAAAAATGGCAAGAATATTGGGCGAAAAATCAAACTTTTAAAGCCAGTAATTCTTCTCATTTACCCAAATATTATGTGTTAGACATGTTTCCTTATCCTTCTGGAGCTGGTTTACATGTGGGACATCCTTTAGGGTATATTGCATCTGACATTTATGCGCGTTTTAAACGTCATAAAGGCTTTAATGTGTTGCATCCACAAGGTTATGATTCTTTTGGTTTGCCTGCTGAACAATATGCAATTCAAACTGGTCAACATCCTGCAAAAACTACCGAAGAAAATATCAAAACATATAGAAGGCAGTTAGATAAAATCGGATTTTCTTTTGATTGGGACAGAGAAGTGCGTACTTCAAATCCTGAGTATTACAAATGGACACAATGGATTTTCATCGAATTATTCAATTCTTGGTACAATAAAAATACAGATAAAGCTGAAGACATTTCAACCTTAATTTCAATTTTTGAAAAAGAAGGAAATGGGAATGTAAACGCAGTTTGTGATTCAGAAATTCCTGAATTTACATCCGAAGATTGGAAACATTTTTCATCAACAAAACAACAAGAAATCTTGTTGAAATATCGTTTGACTTACTTGTCAGATACCGAAGTAAATTGGTGTCCAGCTTTAGGAACAGTTTTAGCAAATGATGAAATTGTAAATGGCGTATCAGAACGTGGAGGGCATCCTGTAATTCGCAAAAAAATGACACAATGGTCTATGCGAATTTCGGCTTATGCACAGCGTTTATTAGATGGATTAACAACTATTGATTGGCCTCAACCTCTAAAAGATTCACAAACCAATTGGATTGGAAGAAGTCGAGGTGCCATGGTTGAATTCCCCATCCTTTCCTTCCCCAAAGGGGAAGAGAACACTTCAAAAGGGTATTTGACAGGAGGAAATAATGCGAGTCTTCTGCTTGAAAAGGCAAAAGAAATGAGAGCAAATCCAACTCAAGCTGAAGCAATATTATGGCAACAATTAAAAGGAAAAAGCTTAGATGATAAATTCAGACAACAACATGTGATTGATGAATTTATAGTTGATTTTGTTTGTCTTTCAAAAAAACTAATTGTTGAAGTTGACGGAAAAATTCATTATTTTCAACAGGAAAAAGTTGCTGAAAGAACTCAAATTTTAGAGAATTTGGGTTATAAAGTAATTCGTTTTACAAATGAGGAGGTTATTGGTAATCTTGACCAAGTGGTAGAAACCATCAAAGTAAACCTAAACCAAGCTCCCCTTTCCTTTGGAAAGGGGTTGGGGGATAGGATTCAAGTTTTCACAACTAGACCTGATACCATTTTTGGAGTTAGTTTTATGACCTTAGCTCCTGAGCACGAATTAGTTTCACAAATAACAACTCCCGAACAAAAAGCGGTAGTTGAAGCTTATATTGAAAGTACTGCAAAACGTTCTGAACGCGATAGAATGGCAGATGTAAAAACCATTTCTGGGGCATTTACAGGTGCGTATGCTGAGCATCCTTTTACCAAAAAACCAATTCCAATTTGGATTGGCGATTACGTTTTAGCAGGTTATGGAACTGGAGCTGTAATGGCTGTTCCTTGTGGTGATCAACGTGATTATGATTTTGCAAAACATTTCGGAATTGAAATTCCAAATATTTTTGAAAACGTAGATATTTCAGAAGCTGCTCATGCAGATAAAGAAGGAACTGTCATAGCAAATTCCGATTTTTTATCTGGCTTGCCATATAAAAAAGCTTTGCAAAAAGCGATTGAAGCTTTAGAGGAAAATGGATTTGGCTATGGAAAAGTCAATTATCGTTTGCGAGATGCAGTTTTTAGCAGACAACGTTATTGGGGCGAACCTTTTCCTTTGTATTACAAAGATGGAATGCCACAAATGATTGATAAAAAACACCTGCCAATTGTTTTGCCAGAAGTTGAAAAATATTTACCAACAGAAGATGGAAAACCGCCTTTAGGAAATGCTGAAGTTTGGGCTTGGGATACCAAAAACTGTTCAGTTGTTAGCAATAAGTTGATTGATAATGAAACTGTTTTTCCTTTAGAACTGAATACTATGCCAGGTTGGGCAGGCAGTTCTTGGTATTTTAATCGTTATATGGATTCTAAAAATGCCAATGAATTTGTAAGCAAAGAATCCTTAAATTATTGGAAAGAAGTTGATTTATATATTGGTGGCTCAGAACATGCAACAGGACATTTATTGTATGCACGTTTTTGGCAAAAATTCTTATTTGACAAAGGATTTGTTCCTGTGGATGAATTTGCGAAAAAACTCATCAATCAAGGAATGATTTTGGGGGAGAGTGCTTTTGCATATAGGTTGATTGTTGATTGTATTTATAATAAAGGAATTGACAAAAAGGAAGTTTTTATTTCTAATGGAACATATGCTTGGATAAAGAAAATGATTGAAGTTGAAAACTCAACTTGGATAGATGACGAGGTTAGGAAGATTACAAAAGCGGGTTTTGAAGAAATAAAAAATCAAATTTTAATTTCTTTAACTGAAGTTTTAGGTTTGGAAAACAAATTTTTACAATCAATTAATTTTGATTTTGACAATATTCAAAATATTCATATTGATGTATCTCTCATAAATTCTTCAAATGAATTAGATGTTGAAGGTTTTAAAAAGTGGAGACCTGATTTTAGAAATGGAATTTTTCTTTCAAATCAACATGGATTATGTGATAAAGGTCATAAGTATATTGTTGGACGCGAAGTAGAAAAAATGTCCAAATCCAAATACAATGTTGTAAATCCTGATGATATTTGTGAAGAATATGGTGCAGATGCGTTGCGTTTGTTCGAAATGTTTTTAGGTCCTTTAGAACAAACAAAACCTTGGAAAACTTCAGGAATTTCGGGAGTGTATTCGTTTTTGAAAAAATTGTGGAAACTGTTTTATAAAGAAGATTTGTTGGTGATTTCTGATGAAAATCCAACTTCAGAAGAATTGAAAACGCTTCACAAAACCATCAAAAAAGTAACAGAAGATATTGAGAATTTTTCGTTCAATACTTCAGTATCAACTTTTATGATTGCCGTAAATGAATTGACAGCTTTGCAATGCAACAAACGTGCAATTTTAGAGCCTTTATTGATTTTGATTTCACCTTATGCACCGCATATTGCTGAAGAATTATGGCATCAATTAGGTCATCAAAATAGTATTTCAACAGCTGAATTTCCAGTTTTTGAAGAAAAATACTTGATAGAAAGCACAAAAAATTATCCCATTTCTTTCAATGGAAAAATGCGTTTTACACTCGAACTTTCGTTAGATTTATCCGTATCAGAAATTGAAACAGCCGTTTTGAATCACGAAAAAACAATAGCACAATTAGAAGGTAAATCACCTAAAAAAGTAATTATTGTGCCTGGTAAAATTGTAAATATCGTAGGATAA
- a CDS encoding cytochrome c oxidase subunit 3 has product MVQEQVLQNEYVAAKQKSAKPMLWISMISMVMFFAGLTSAYVISMKREDWVSFDLPNAFYISTLLIVLSSVSLMLSQYFLKNDKRQMSLMLAVATLLLGIGFVWQQYVGFNELKSVGLFFTGPESTVSTSFIIGITFMHVLHLLAGIVVLFVVIYNHFKYKYKPNDLLGFELGAIFWHFVDVLWIYLILFFYFIR; this is encoded by the coding sequence ATGGTTCAAGAACAAGTATTACAAAATGAGTATGTAGCAGCAAAACAGAAATCTGCCAAACCAATGTTGTGGATTTCCATGATTAGTATGGTGATGTTTTTTGCTGGATTGACGAGCGCGTATGTAATTAGTATGAAACGCGAAGATTGGGTTTCTTTTGATTTACCAAATGCATTTTATATCAGCACTTTGTTGATTGTATTGAGTAGTGTATCATTGATGTTGTCACAGTATTTTTTAAAAAATGACAAAAGACAAATGTCTTTAATGCTTGCTGTAGCAACATTATTATTAGGAATTGGATTCGTTTGGCAGCAATATGTTGGCTTTAATGAGCTGAAAAGTGTTGGGTTGTTTTTTACAGGTCCAGAAAGTACCGTTTCAACATCTTTCATTATTGGTATTACATTTATGCATGTTTTGCACTTGCTTGCTGGGATTGTAGTGCTTTTTGTTGTTATTTATAATCATTTTAAATACAAATACAAACCAAATGATTTACTAGGTTTTGAGCTTGGTGCTATCTTTTGGCATTTTGTAGATGTATTGTGGATTTATTTAATTTTGTTTTTCTATTTTATTAGATGA
- a CDS encoding sterol desaturase family protein yields MEKYLDIIKNSYFGYWNYIQKSVLMELNWENYFYGLILISLVVWGLEIMFPWRKNQPIIRKDFWLDTFYMFFNFFLLNLIVLIALSNTAALFFNDILAIVNLSIADFQLFDINTFPYWARLLVFFIVIDFVQWFTHTLLHKYEFLWNFHKVHHSVKQMGFAAHLRYHWMEPVLYNSMKYIPLAIMGGFSAQDVAIVHFFNIAVGHLNHANINLDYGYLKYIFNNPKMHIWHHAKELPEGRKNGVNFGITLSIWDYIFKTNYIPHSGRDIELGFEGDEQFPKDFIKQELYPLVKK; encoded by the coding sequence ATGGAAAAATACCTAGACATTATTAAAAACTCATATTTTGGTTATTGGAATTACATCCAAAAATCAGTGTTGATGGAACTCAATTGGGAAAACTATTTTTATGGTTTGATATTGATTTCATTGGTGGTTTGGGGTTTAGAAATTATGTTTCCATGGCGCAAAAATCAACCAATTATTCGCAAAGATTTTTGGTTAGATACTTTTTATATGTTTTTCAATTTCTTTTTATTGAATCTCATTGTATTGATTGCACTTTCCAATACAGCTGCACTTTTTTTCAATGATATTTTAGCAATTGTCAATCTTTCAATTGCTGATTTTCAGTTGTTTGATATTAACACATTTCCATATTGGGCGCGTTTGTTGGTGTTTTTTATTGTCATCGATTTTGTACAATGGTTCACACACACCTTACTCCACAAATACGAGTTTCTTTGGAATTTCCACAAAGTGCATCACTCTGTAAAACAAATGGGTTTTGCTGCACATCTTCGTTATCATTGGATGGAACCTGTGTTGTACAATTCAATGAAATACATTCCTTTGGCAATTATGGGCGGATTTTCAGCGCAAGATGTTGCCATCGTTCACTTTTTTAATATTGCAGTTGGGCACCTCAATCACGCCAATATCAATTTGGATTATGGCTACCTAAAATACATTTTCAATAATCCAAAAATGCATATTTGGCACCATGCCAAAGAATTGCCTGAAGGCAGAAAAAATGGTGTAAATTTCGGAATCACATTAAGCATTTGGGACTATATTTTCAAAACCAATTACATTCCACATTCAGGAAGAGACATTGAATTGGGTTTTGAAGGTGATGAACAATTTCCCAAAGATTTTATCAAACAAGAATTGTATCCGCTTGTAAAAAAGTAG
- the cyoE gene encoding heme o synthase encodes MDSTVITETKIIKNTLLTDLKQLTKMGLSLSVVFSSIAGYFLAVETVHIPTVLLLALGGYFMVGASNAFNQVIEKEPDALMKRTKNRPLPTQRMSVNVAMTIAIVFTLFGIAILYSINPKTALFGAISIFLYTSVYTPLKPVTPLSVFVGAIPGAIPFMLGWVAATNHFGIEAGMLFMIQFFWQFPHFWAIGWLQFEEYKKAGFNMLPMNTKDKGAVKQIILYTTIMILVSVIPVLKLTGAFYIHSITAIIVAFLGFIMLFYAVKLHKSEENSDARKLMLASVLYITLVQVVYVVDKFLH; translated from the coding sequence ATGGATTCTACTGTAATAACAGAAACTAAAATCATAAAAAACACCCTATTAACAGATCTTAAGCAGCTCACAAAAATGGGTTTGTCTTTAAGTGTCGTTTTTTCTTCTATTGCAGGCTATTTTTTAGCAGTTGAAACAGTTCATATTCCTACGGTTTTATTGCTTGCTTTGGGTGGATATTTTATGGTTGGTGCTTCTAATGCATTCAATCAAGTGATTGAAAAAGAACCTGATGCGTTAATGAAGCGTACTAAAAACAGACCACTTCCAACACAAAGAATGAGTGTAAATGTTGCCATGACAATTGCCATTGTTTTTACACTTTTCGGAATTGCAATTTTGTACAGTATCAATCCAAAAACGGCACTTTTTGGAGCGATATCTATTTTTTTATATACAAGTGTTTATACACCTTTAAAACCAGTAACACCTTTATCTGTGTTTGTAGGTGCAATTCCTGGAGCTATTCCTTTTATGTTGGGTTGGGTTGCAGCCACAAATCATTTCGGAATTGAAGCAGGAATGTTATTTATGATTCAGTTTTTTTGGCAATTCCCACATTTTTGGGCAATTGGTTGGTTGCAATTTGAAGAATATAAAAAAGCAGGTTTCAATATGCTTCCTATGAATACCAAAGATAAAGGTGCAGTAAAACAAATTATTTTATACACAACCATTATGATTTTGGTTTCGGTAATTCCGGTTTTAAAATTAACAGGTGCTTTTTATATTCATTCAATAACTGCTATTATTGTTGCATTTTTAGGATTTATCATGCTTTTTTATGCCGTAAAATTGCACAAATCTGAAGAAAATTCAGATGCAAGAAAATTGATGTTGGCAAGTGTTTTATACATCACTTTGGTTCAAGTTGTTTATGTAGTAGATAAATTTTTACATTAA
- the fabD gene encoding ACP S-malonyltransferase, protein MKAYVFPGQGAQFTGMGLDLYEKSPLAKEYFEKANSILGFSITDIMFQGTAEQLKETKVTQPAIFLHSVILAKVLGDSFQPEMVAGHSLGELSALVANGVLSFEDGLTLVSKRALAMQKACEIAPSTMAAVLGLEDTIVEETCAEIDGVVVAANYNCPGQLVISGETSAVEKACAALTAKGAKRALLLPVGGAFHSPMMEPAREELAAAIEATQFSTPSCPVYQNVTATAITNPAEIKKNLMIQLTAPVKWTQSVQQMIADGATEFIEVGPGNVLQGLVKKIDRAAVTSSAIF, encoded by the coding sequence ATGAAAGCATACGTTTTTCCGGGTCAAGGAGCACAATTTACAGGAATGGGATTGGATTTATATGAAAAATCTCCGTTAGCAAAAGAATATTTTGAAAAAGCCAATAGCATTCTAGGATTTTCCATTACAGATATCATGTTTCAAGGAACTGCTGAGCAACTCAAAGAAACCAAAGTAACACAACCTGCTATTTTTTTACATTCGGTAATTTTAGCAAAAGTTTTGGGCGATTCTTTTCAACCAGAAATGGTTGCAGGGCATTCTTTAGGAGAACTTTCTGCTTTGGTTGCAAACGGAGTTTTATCTTTTGAAGACGGATTAACATTGGTTTCAAAACGTGCTTTGGCAATGCAAAAAGCTTGTGAAATTGCACCATCAACTATGGCTGCAGTGTTGGGTTTAGAGGATACAATTGTTGAAGAAACCTGTGCTGAAATTGACGGAGTTGTAGTGGCTGCAAATTACAATTGTCCAGGGCAATTGGTTATTTCTGGAGAAACTTCAGCTGTTGAAAAAGCGTGTGCAGCTTTGACTGCAAAAGGTGCAAAAAGAGCATTATTATTGCCAGTTGGTGGCGCATTTCATTCGCCAATGATGGAGCCAGCAAGAGAAGAATTGGCTGCTGCAATTGAAGCAACTCAATTTAGCACACCAAGTTGTCCTGTTTATCAAAACGTAACTGCAACAGCAATTACAAATCCTGCTGAAATCAAGAAAAATTTAATGATTCAATTGACTGCGCCAGTAAAATGGACACAATCTGTGCAACAAATGATTGCTGATGGTGCCACAGAATTTATTGAAGTTGGTCCTGGAAATGTGTTGCAAGGTTTGGTAAAAAAGATTGATAGAGCTGCTGTTACAAGTAGTGCAATTTTTTAA
- a CDS encoding MOSC domain-containing protein has protein sequence MKIIATNLGEPKEIIYKKKKVRTGIFKFPVQTPIFLEAEKVTNDAICDTKWHGGILQAVYAYSAKHYHFFKPKFPDLDWQFGMFGENLTIDDLDETTIHVGDTFKVGEAILEATLQRNPCYKLGVRFNDMKIVKQFWNTTFCGVYFKVIQTGFVKTGDEFHLLQSSKQNPTIADLYQKEKLVKDL, from the coding sequence ATGAAAATCATTGCAACTAATTTGGGTGAACCCAAAGAAATTATTTACAAGAAAAAAAAAGTAAGGACAGGAATTTTTAAATTTCCAGTACAAACTCCTATTTTCTTAGAAGCTGAAAAAGTTACCAATGATGCTATTTGTGATACCAAATGGCATGGAGGAATTTTGCAAGCAGTGTATGCATATTCAGCAAAACATTATCATTTTTTCAAACCAAAATTCCCTGATTTGGATTGGCAATTTGGCATGTTTGGTGAAAATCTTACAATTGATGATTTGGACGAAACTACCATTCATGTTGGTGATACATTTAAAGTTGGAGAAGCCATTTTAGAAGCTACTTTGCAAAGAAATCCATGTTATAAATTAGGCGTTCGTTTCAATGATATGAAAATTGTAAAACAATTTTGGAATACTACTTTTTGTGGCGTGTATTTTAAGGTAATTCAAACTGGTTTTGTAAAAACAGGTGATGAATTTCATTTGTTACAATCAAGCAAACAAAATCCAACAATTGCAGATTTGTATCAAAAAGAAAAATTAGTAAAAGACTTATAA